From the genome of Bacteroides sp. MSB163, one region includes:
- a CDS encoding leucine-rich repeat domain-containing protein, with product MKLKRTLATIMLAACTYAAVAQNAGTPANNKTFFVAKPGTLVSMLTEDEANSVTHLTLTGKLNAIDFKHLRDEFKNLKVLDISNASISTYAGKSGTYPDRFYIYPPNCVPAYAFCQQTSDSTFTGKATLQKIILSEKIKNIEDAAFKGCENLKICQLRKKTAPNLLPAALADSITAIFVPLGSSDSYRGKKHWETFAVIEGEPVEAFVQVGLMGSLASELVAAGLQPKDVNFLTVEGKLDEADFTVIRDYMPNLVAVDLSKSNTTVIPEYTFTQKKYLLRIQLPKGLKSIGQRAFSGCGRLCGTLELPAGVTAIEYGAFMGCDNLRYVVATGNKITTLGDSLFGEDGRNKLIYK from the coding sequence ATGAAACTAAAACGAACATTAGCCACTATAATGCTGGCTGCATGTACTTACGCAGCAGTTGCACAAAATGCAGGTACACCAGCTAATAATAAAACTTTTTTTGTAGCCAAGCCTGGCACTCTGGTATCCATGCTCACTGAGGATGAAGCCAACAGCGTCACCCATCTTACATTGACCGGAAAACTAAATGCCATTGACTTCAAACATCTGCGCGATGAATTCAAGAATCTGAAAGTGCTGGATATCTCCAACGCATCCATCAGTACATACGCAGGCAAAAGCGGCACTTACCCCGACCGTTTCTATATTTATCCGCCCAACTGTGTACCGGCTTATGCATTCTGCCAGCAGACCAGCGACAGTACTTTCACCGGAAAAGCAACTCTCCAGAAAATTATTCTTTCAGAGAAAATCAAGAACATAGAAGACGCGGCCTTCAAGGGTTGCGAAAATCTGAAAATATGCCAGTTGAGAAAAAAGACTGCTCCCAACCTATTACCGGCCGCTTTGGCGGATAGCATAACGGCCATTTTCGTTCCGTTGGGTAGCAGCGACTCCTACCGTGGCAAGAAGCATTGGGAAACCTTTGCCGTGATAGAAGGAGAACCTGTAGAAGCTTTCGTACAGGTAGGCTTAATGGGAAGTCTCGCCAGTGAATTAGTGGCTGCGGGCTTGCAACCGAAAGATGTGAATTTCCTGACCGTAGAAGGGAAACTGGACGAAGCTGACTTCACCGTAATACGTGATTATATGCCCAATCTTGTGGCTGTTGATCTGAGCAAAAGTAACACTACGGTTATTCCCGAATATACTTTTACCCAGAAAAAATATCTGTTGCGCATCCAGCTTCCCAAAGGTTTGAAAAGTATCGGACAACGTGCATTCAGCGGATGCGGTCGCTTGTGCGGTACGCTTGAATTGCCAGCCGGAGTGACTGCCATCGAATATGGCGCGTTTATGGGATGTGACAACTTGCGTTATGTAGTAGCTACAGGAAACAAGATTACGACTTTGGGGGATAGCCTGTTCGGAGAAGACGGAAGGAATAAGCTGATTTATAAGTGA